A genomic window from Rhizobium sp. EC-SD404 includes:
- a CDS encoding DUF4160 domain-containing protein, whose amino-acid sequence MPTVLIESGFRFHFFSGDWNEPPHIHVDAKGLRAKIWLRDLEISKRGGFSDPDMRRIMQIVAEHQDQFLEAWNEFFA is encoded by the coding sequence ATGCCGACCGTTCTGATCGAGTCGGGATTTCGTTTCCACTTCTTTTCAGGCGACTGGAACGAGCCGCCTCATATTCACGTCGATGCCAAGGGCTTGCGCGCAAAGATATGGCTGCGAGACCTCGAAATATCGAAACGCGGCGGGTTCAGCGACCCTGACATGCGGCGTATCATGCAGATTGTCGCCGAGCACCAAGACCAGTTTCTGGAGGCCTGGAATGAGTTCTTCGCCTGA
- the pheS gene encoding phenylalanine--tRNA ligase subunit alpha produces the protein MSDIVELEETILARIAEAEDEQAIEAVRVAALGKKGSISEKLKTLGAMSADERQTMGPAINGLKTRVTDAIAERKQHLKAAAIEARLARETLDVTLPVRPSPTEIGRIHPITQVIDEITAIFADMGFSIAEGPDIEMDYYNFTALNFPEGHPAREMHDTFFLNAADGQEAKVLRTHTSPVQIRTMETQKPPIRIVIPGKTYRQDSDATHSPMFHQVEGLVIDKTANIANMKWVLEEFCKAFFEVPQVKMRFRPSFFPFTEPSMEVDIQCDRSGTEVKFGEGTDWMEILGCGMVHPNVLKAGGLDPDEYQGFAWGMGIDRIAMLKYGMPDLRAFFDADVRWLNHYGFRPLDMPTLFGGLSG, from the coding sequence ATGAGCGACATCGTTGAATTGGAAGAGACGATCCTTGCCCGGATCGCCGAAGCGGAGGACGAACAGGCTATCGAAGCCGTGCGCGTCGCGGCGCTCGGCAAGAAGGGCTCGATCTCCGAAAAACTGAAGACGCTCGGCGCAATGAGCGCGGACGAGCGCCAGACGATGGGCCCGGCGATCAACGGGCTTAAGACGCGCGTGACCGATGCCATTGCGGAGCGCAAGCAGCATCTGAAGGCGGCCGCCATCGAGGCGCGGCTTGCGCGCGAAACGCTCGACGTGACGCTGCCGGTCAGGCCTTCGCCGACGGAGATCGGCCGCATCCATCCGATCACGCAGGTGATCGACGAGATCACCGCGATCTTCGCCGACATGGGCTTCTCGATCGCCGAAGGCCCGGACATCGAGATGGACTATTACAACTTCACGGCGCTGAACTTCCCCGAGGGTCATCCGGCCCGCGAGATGCACGACACGTTCTTCCTGAACGCCGCCGACGGCCAGGAGGCGAAGGTGCTGCGCACGCACACCTCGCCCGTGCAGATCCGCACGATGGAGACGCAAAAGCCGCCGATCCGCATCGTCATCCCGGGCAAGACCTATCGCCAGGACAGCGACGCGACCCATTCGCCGATGTTCCACCAGGTGGAAGGGCTCGTCATCGACAAGACGGCCAACATCGCCAACATGAAGTGGGTGCTGGAGGAATTCTGCAAGGCGTTCTTCGAAGTGCCGCAGGTGAAGATGCGCTTCCGGCCGTCCTTCTTCCCCTTCACCGAGCCATCCATGGAAGTCGATATCCAGTGCGACCGTTCCGGCACCGAAGTGAAGTTCGGCGAAGGTACCGACTGGATGGAAATCCTCGGCTGCGGGATGGTGCACCCGAATGTGCTGAAGGCCGGCGGCCTGGATCCCGACGAGTATCAGGGCTTTGCCTGGGGCATGGGCATCGACCGCATCGCGATGCTCAAATACGGCATGCCGGATCTGCGCGCCTTCTTCGACGCGGATGTGCGCTGGCTCAACCATTACGGCTTCCGCCCGCTGGACATGCCGACGCTGTTCGGCGGTTTGAGTGGATGA
- the rpmI gene encoding 50S ribosomal protein L35 encodes MPKMKTKASAKKRFKITGSGKVLAAAAGKRHGMIKRSNKFIRDARGTMVLSDADAKIVKKFLPNGL; translated from the coding sequence ATGCCCAAGATGAAGACGAAGGCATCCGCCAAAAAGCGGTTCAAGATCACGGGTTCCGGCAAGGTTCTCGCAGCTGCTGCCGGCAAGCGCCATGGCATGATCAAGCGGTCGAACAAGTTCATTCGCGACGCACGCGGCACGATGGTCCTTTCGGACGCCGACGCCAAGATCGTCAAGAAGTTCCTGCCGAACGGTCTCTGA
- a CDS encoding isoprenylcysteine carboxylmethyltransferase family protein — translation MDNTTEERGKLQNFQRMRRLVLALIIAALVIALLFVRSAWGEEGHEFVEAIGIGTIAAGILGRMWCTLYIGGSKAYAIVTAGPYSISRNPLYLFSSIAAFGVGAQTGSLIVAFVFLIGCALAFNVVILREERFLLPAFGEPYRAYLSAVPRFLPRTLRVVNEDRLVVQPARLYRTLIDGMVFFVAMPALEIVEWLQSSGVLPVALQLY, via the coding sequence ATGGACAACACCACGGAAGAACGCGGCAAGCTCCAGAACTTTCAGCGCATGCGGCGGCTTGTGCTAGCGCTGATCATCGCCGCATTGGTGATCGCCCTGCTCTTCGTTCGCTCCGCATGGGGCGAGGAAGGGCATGAATTCGTCGAAGCCATCGGGATCGGCACGATCGCTGCAGGCATTCTCGGCCGCATGTGGTGCACGCTCTATATCGGCGGCAGCAAGGCCTACGCAATCGTGACGGCAGGCCCCTATTCGATCAGCCGCAACCCGCTCTATCTGTTTTCGTCGATCGCAGCGTTCGGCGTTGGCGCGCAGACGGGGAGCTTGATCGTCGCGTTCGTTTTCCTGATCGGCTGCGCGCTGGCATTCAACGTGGTAATCCTGCGCGAAGAGCGGTTCCTGCTGCCGGCTTTCGGCGAGCCCTATCGCGCCTATCTGAGTGCGGTGCCGAGGTTCTTGCCGCGCACGCTGCGCGTCGTCAATGAAGACAGACTCGTGGTGCAACCGGCGCGGCTCTACCGCACGCTTATCGACGGCATGGTCTTCTTCGTCGCGATGCCTGCGCTCGAGATCGTCGAGTGGCTACAGTCGAGCGGCGTGCTGCCCGTGGCGCTTCAACTTTATTAG
- a CDS encoding GFA family protein, with translation MAHAGSCRCARVAVETNAEPFRRAYCHCRDCRKQTGAPVMAFVGFMDDELTWFGTPKSYRFGGVERLFCGDCGSQIGYRDERLGGRIYLALGFMDHPEAHPPTFHAFSKRQMPFVVMDDHLPRFDDFPPER, from the coding sequence ATGGCTCACGCAGGATCATGCCGGTGCGCGCGCGTCGCGGTGGAGACGAATGCGGAGCCGTTTCGGCGCGCCTATTGTCATTGCCGCGACTGTCGCAAGCAGACGGGGGCGCCCGTCATGGCGTTCGTCGGCTTCATGGATGACGAATTGACCTGGTTCGGCACGCCGAAATCCTACCGCTTCGGCGGCGTAGAGCGGCTGTTCTGCGGCGATTGCGGCAGCCAGATCGGCTATCGCGACGAGCGGCTTGGCGGCCGCATCTATTTGGCGCTGGGCTTCATGGACCATCCAGAAGCGCATCCGCCGACATTCCACGCCTTTAGCAAGCGGCAGATGCCCTTCGTCGTGATGGACGATCATCTGCCGCGCTTCGACGACTTTCCGCCCGAACGCTGA
- a CDS encoding DUF2442 domain-containing protein, with the protein MSSSPDYPEKDRPIEAWCDLHDLHVKLKDGRHVATPLWWYPRLLNATPAQRNNVELMLDGIHWPDVDEDLSVDGMLQGRRAPGAVPPSVAAE; encoded by the coding sequence ATGAGTTCTTCGCCTGATTATCCCGAAAAGGATCGCCCGATCGAAGCTTGGTGCGATCTTCACGACCTTCACGTCAAGCTGAAGGACGGTCGTCATGTGGCGACACCTCTCTGGTGGTATCCGCGCCTGCTCAACGCAACACCTGCGCAGCGGAACAATGTCGAACTCATGCTTGATGGTATTCATTGGCCGGATGTCGACGAGGACCTTTCGGTTGACGGCATGCTGCAGGGGCGCAGGGCACCCGGTGCCGTTCCGCCTTCGGTGGCGGCGGAATAG
- the rplT gene encoding 50S ribosomal protein L20, which translates to MARVKRGVTSHAKHKKVLKKAKGFYGRRKNTIRAAKAAVDRSMQYAYRDRKNRKRNFRALWVQRINAAVREHGLTYGRFIDGLTKSGIEVDRKVLSDMAIHEPEAFGALVAAAKKALEYLKDTTPNAFESAVR; encoded by the coding sequence ATGGCACGCGTGAAAAGAGGCGTCACTTCGCACGCCAAGCACAAGAAAGTCCTGAAGAAGGCAAAAGGCTTTTACGGCCGCCGCAAGAACACGATCCGCGCGGCAAAGGCTGCCGTCGATCGCTCGATGCAGTACGCATATCGCGACCGCAAGAACCGGAAGCGCAATTTCCGCGCTCTCTGGGTCCAGCGCATCAACGCAGCCGTTCGCGAGCACGGCCTGACCTACGGCCGCTTCATCGATGGCCTGACCAAGTCCGGCATCGAAGTCGACCGCAAGGTACTTTCCGATATGGCAATCCACGAGCCCGAAGCTTTCGGCGCGCTGGTTGCTGCTGCCAAGAAGGCACTCGAGTACCTGAAAGACACGACACCGAACGCATTTGAAAGCGCTGTCCGCTAA
- a CDS encoding alkene reductase, producing MADTLFTPVQLGKLNVPNRIFMAPLTRNRAKSDGTPNAMAEIYYGQRASAGLLISEATQISPYGKGYIDTPGIYTDEHVAAWRGITDAVHANGGRIFCQLWHVGRISHSSLLPNNDAPVSSTDVAANAKTFTANGFEATSKPRALALGEIPQLIEDYAHAAKRAIEAGFDGVEVHSANGYLLDQFLQDGINKRDDVYGGSIENRTRLTLEVVDRVAKEIGADRTGIRLSPRGQANDITDSNPEALFSALYKALDQRKLAYLHIVERFGSGTDGEDLIAKLRPNWTGFYIANGAYDAESSAKVVADGYAHAVAIGKPFIANPDLPERFRTGAPLNAQDTDTFYGGGAKGYIDYPFATLEREKAA from the coding sequence ATGGCAGACACGCTGTTTACGCCCGTCCAGCTTGGCAAATTGAATGTCCCGAACCGCATTTTCATGGCGCCGCTGACGCGCAACCGCGCGAAATCCGATGGAACGCCGAATGCTATGGCGGAGATCTATTACGGCCAGCGCGCCTCTGCCGGTCTCCTGATTTCTGAAGCGACGCAGATTTCGCCCTACGGCAAGGGTTACATCGATACGCCCGGCATCTACACCGACGAGCATGTGGCCGCATGGCGCGGCATTACGGACGCGGTCCATGCCAATGGCGGCCGCATCTTCTGCCAGCTCTGGCATGTGGGTCGCATCAGCCATTCTTCGCTCCTGCCGAACAATGACGCGCCGGTCTCCTCGACCGATGTCGCAGCCAATGCCAAGACCTTCACGGCCAACGGTTTCGAAGCAACGTCCAAGCCCCGTGCCCTGGCGCTCGGCGAAATCCCGCAATTGATCGAGGATTATGCCCACGCTGCCAAGCGTGCGATCGAAGCCGGCTTCGACGGCGTCGAAGTGCACTCGGCCAATGGCTATCTGCTCGACCAGTTCTTGCAGGACGGCATCAACAAGCGCGACGACGTCTATGGCGGTTCGATCGAGAACCGTACGCGCCTGACGCTCGAAGTGGTGGATCGCGTCGCCAAGGAAATCGGTGCCGATCGCACCGGCATCCGCCTGTCCCCGCGCGGACAGGCCAACGATATCACCGATAGCAATCCTGAAGCGCTGTTCAGCGCGCTTTACAAGGCGCTCGACCAGCGCAAGCTCGCCTATCTCCACATTGTCGAGCGTTTCGGCTCGGGCACGGATGGCGAGGATCTGATCGCCAAGCTGCGTCCGAACTGGACTGGCTTCTACATCGCCAACGGTGCCTACGATGCCGAAAGCTCGGCCAAGGTTGTGGCGGACGGCTACGCCCATGCGGTTGCGATCGGCAAGCCCTTCATCGCCAACCCGGATCTGCCGGAACGCTTCCGCACCGGCGCGCCATTGAACGCGCAGGACACCGACACCTTCTATGGCGGCGGCGCGAAGGGATACATCGATTATCCGTTCGCGACGCTCGAACGCGAAAAGGCCGCCTGA
- the pheT gene encoding phenylalanine--tRNA ligase subunit beta, which produces MKFTLSWLKDHLDTDATLERIVETLTAIGLEVESVDDKAALKPFVIAKVLSAEKHPDADKLRVLMVDIGAGDPVQVVCGAPNARAGLVGAFAAPGTYVPGIDTTLAVGTIRGVESRGMMCSERELEMSDAHDGIIDLPLDAPVGTTFASYAGLDDPVIEIGLTPNHPEATGVAGIARDLAAAGLGTLKTPAIATVKGDGACPMKVRIDAPDLCPGFALRLVRGVKNGPSPTWMQKRLLAIGLRPINALVDITNYITFDRGRPLHVFDAAKVAGDLVVRRAADGEQMLALDERTYTLNSSMCVIADDNGVESLAGIMGGEHSGCDETTTDVLIESALWDPITIAKTGRALGIITDARYRFERGVDPEFMVPGLELATQLVTEICGGTPSEAEIVGYRTPSRKTISFPFSEVKRLTGIDVGTDDAAGILTRLGFEVQGSGDTVDVLVPTWRPDVDGKADLVEEVMRITGVDQIAPQPLQSHGAVNGRILTTLQIRTRLARRTLAARGMLEAVTWSFIPEAHAKAFGGGQPSLKLSNPIAADMSDMRPSLLPGLIAAAQRNADRGIGDVALFEVSGTYEGDGPNDQRRVAGGVRRGTARFTGTGRHWDGAAKPVGVFDAKADAIAVLEAAGAPVDKLQIEPGGPSWYHPGRSGTIKLGPKMVLGTFGEFHPLVLETLDVSGALAGFEVFVDAIPEPKRKPTRTKPALTLSPLQAVKRDFAFVVDKAVRSADILKAASAADKKLIAGVTVFDLFEGPSLGDDRKSVAIEVAIQPIDRTLTDEDLEALTGRVIENVTKATGGTLRG; this is translated from the coding sequence ATGAAATTCACTCTCTCCTGGTTGAAGGACCACCTCGACACGGATGCGACTCTGGAGCGCATCGTCGAGACGCTGACGGCTATCGGCCTTGAGGTCGAAAGCGTCGACGACAAGGCGGCCCTGAAGCCCTTCGTGATCGCCAAGGTACTGTCTGCGGAAAAGCACCCCGACGCCGACAAGCTGCGCGTGCTGATGGTCGATATCGGTGCCGGCGATCCGGTGCAGGTCGTGTGCGGCGCACCGAATGCGCGGGCGGGCCTGGTCGGCGCCTTCGCGGCGCCCGGCACCTATGTTCCCGGCATCGACACGACGCTTGCAGTGGGCACGATCCGCGGCGTGGAAAGCCGCGGCATGATGTGCTCCGAGCGCGAGCTCGAAATGTCGGATGCCCATGACGGCATCATCGACCTGCCGCTCGATGCGCCTGTCGGAACGACCTTCGCCAGCTATGCGGGGCTAGACGATCCGGTCATCGAGATCGGCCTGACGCCGAACCACCCGGAAGCGACCGGCGTAGCCGGCATCGCGCGCGATCTCGCCGCTGCCGGTCTCGGGACGCTGAAGACGCCAGCGATCGCAACGGTAAAGGGCGACGGTGCATGTCCGATGAAGGTACGCATCGATGCGCCCGACCTTTGTCCCGGTTTCGCACTCAGGCTGGTGCGCGGCGTGAAGAACGGACCGAGCCCCACCTGGATGCAGAAACGCCTGCTTGCCATCGGGCTTCGGCCGATCAATGCGCTGGTCGACATCACCAACTACATCACCTTCGACCGGGGCCGGCCGCTGCACGTCTTCGATGCGGCGAAGGTTGCAGGCGACCTCGTGGTGCGGCGCGCGGCGGATGGCGAGCAGATGCTGGCGCTCGATGAGCGCACCTACACATTGAACAGCTCCATGTGCGTGATCGCCGACGACAATGGCGTTGAATCCCTCGCCGGCATCATGGGCGGCGAGCATTCCGGCTGCGACGAGACGACGACCGACGTGCTGATCGAATCGGCGCTGTGGGACCCGATCACCATCGCCAAGACCGGCCGTGCGCTCGGCATCATCACGGATGCGCGCTACCGCTTCGAGCGTGGCGTCGACCCCGAATTCATGGTCCCTGGCCTCGAGCTGGCCACCCAGCTCGTCACCGAGATCTGCGGCGGCACTCCGAGCGAAGCCGAAATCGTCGGATACCGGACGCCGAGCCGCAAAACCATCAGCTTCCCTTTCTCCGAGGTGAAGCGGCTGACAGGAATCGACGTCGGCACGGACGATGCCGCCGGCATCCTGACGCGTCTCGGCTTTGAGGTTCAGGGCTCGGGCGACACGGTGGACGTCCTGGTGCCCACCTGGCGGCCGGACGTCGATGGGAAGGCTGATCTCGTCGAAGAAGTGATGCGCATCACGGGCGTCGACCAGATCGCCCCGCAGCCGCTTCAAAGCCACGGCGCCGTCAATGGCCGCATTCTGACGACGCTGCAAATCCGCACGCGTCTTGCGCGCCGGACGCTGGCAGCACGCGGCATGCTGGAAGCCGTCACCTGGTCGTTCATTCCCGAAGCCCATGCAAAGGCCTTCGGCGGTGGACAACCTTCCCTGAAGCTTTCCAATCCGATCGCAGCCGACATGTCTGACATGCGTCCCTCGCTGCTGCCAGGCCTCATCGCTGCAGCCCAGCGCAATGCGGACCGAGGTATTGGCGACGTGGCGCTTTTCGAAGTGTCCGGCACCTATGAAGGCGATGGGCCGAACGATCAGCGCCGCGTCGCAGGCGGCGTTCGTCGCGGCACGGCACGCTTCACCGGCACCGGGCGCCACTGGGACGGTGCGGCCAAGCCCGTCGGCGTGTTCGATGCGAAAGCCGACGCGATCGCGGTGCTGGAAGCGGCCGGTGCGCCGGTGGACAAGCTGCAGATCGAGCCCGGCGGTCCGTCATGGTACCACCCGGGACGCTCAGGCACGATCAAGCTCGGTCCGAAGATGGTGCTCGGCACGTTCGGGGAATTCCACCCGCTGGTCCTCGAAACGCTCGACGTTTCCGGCGCGCTCGCCGGCTTCGAGGTGTTCGTCGACGCCATCCCCGAGCCCAAGCGCAAACCGACGCGCACCAAGCCCGCATTGACGCTCTCGCCGCTGCAGGCGGTCAAGCGCGACTTCGCCTTCGTCGTCGACAAGGCCGTGCGCAGCGCCGACATCCTGAAGGCGGCCTCGGCGGCGGACAAGAAGCTGATCGCGGGCGTGACGGTGTTCGACCTGTTCGAAGGACCATCGCTCGGCGATGACAGGAAATCGGTCGCGATCGAAGTCGCCATCCAGCCGATCGACCGGACGCTGACGGACGAAGACCTCGAGGCCCTGACCGGCCGGGTGATCGAGAACGTCACCAAGGCAACCGGCGGCACGCTGCGCGGATAG
- the infC gene encoding translation initiation factor IF-3 — protein sequence MRRPFRAPPPTKDGPRANEEIRASHVQLIDAEGGNRGIVPITEALEIAAEAGLDLVEISPNAEPPVCKVQDLGKLKYEKQKKAAEARKKQKTVEVKEIKMRPNIDTHDYDVKMRAMNRFFEEGDKVKVTLRFRGREMAHQELGMRLLQKVKEQTAEIAKVEAEPKLEGRQMMMVLSPR from the coding sequence GCCGCCGCCAACCAAGGATGGACCGCGGGCCAATGAGGAAATCCGGGCAAGCCATGTTCAGTTGATCGATGCCGAAGGCGGTAACCGCGGAATAGTGCCCATCACTGAGGCGCTGGAGATCGCGGCGGAAGCCGGCCTAGACCTCGTCGAAATCTCACCCAATGCCGAGCCTCCCGTCTGCAAGGTGCAGGATCTTGGCAAACTGAAATACGAAAAGCAGAAAAAGGCCGCCGAGGCGCGCAAGAAGCAGAAGACCGTCGAGGTCAAAGAAATCAAGATGCGCCCGAACATCGACACGCACGACTATGACGTGAAGATGCGCGCAATGAACCGCTTTTTCGAAGAAGGCGACAAGGTCAAGGTGACGCTGCGTTTCCGTGGTCGCGAAATGGCGCACCAGGAACTCGGCATGCGGCTCCTCCAGAAGGTCAAGGAGCAGACGGCGGAGATCGCAAAGGTCGAAGCCGAACCCAAGCTCGAAGGCCGACAGATGATGATGGTTCTGTCACCGCGCTGA
- a CDS encoding serine/threonine protein phosphatase has protein sequence MPKPFLRSSRLLNPDAQVDRELRKMAAFRHAGFITAGLVYRNGPILVLRNGPSTLLSLVESAGSAAERRRLLRGGGETLARAHRAGLCHGRPHPRDIFHDGKNWGFMDFEEEPEAEMPLADAQARDAFLYQFGVVSLSCDAETTQSALCAYRAEAPADTRAALDRFIAFFHPLQRVANAMAKVHRGRDLDRFLKAMAVFSASAAAPASSKPLEAGTLSDLRPADEGRPERPPTCRTQDERHR, from the coding sequence ATGCCGAAGCCTTTTCTCCGTTCGTCCAGATTGCTGAACCCGGACGCCCAGGTCGATCGAGAGTTGCGCAAGATGGCGGCGTTTCGGCACGCGGGCTTCATCACAGCTGGCCTCGTCTACCGCAATGGGCCGATCCTGGTGCTGCGCAATGGCCCGTCGACACTGCTGTCGCTGGTCGAAAGTGCCGGCTCTGCTGCGGAACGCCGACGGCTGCTCAGAGGCGGCGGCGAGACGTTGGCGCGGGCGCACCGCGCGGGGCTTTGCCACGGCCGTCCGCATCCGCGCGACATATTTCATGACGGCAAGAACTGGGGCTTCATGGATTTCGAGGAAGAGCCGGAAGCGGAGATGCCGCTTGCAGACGCGCAGGCGCGCGATGCCTTTCTCTACCAATTCGGCGTCGTTTCTCTTTCGTGCGATGCAGAAACGACGCAGAGCGCGCTTTGCGCCTATCGCGCCGAGGCGCCTGCCGACACACGTGCCGCGCTCGACCGGTTCATAGCGTTCTTCCATCCGCTGCAACGGGTCGCCAACGCGATGGCGAAGGTTCACCGGGGGCGCGACCTCGATCGGTTTCTCAAGGCCATGGCCGTGTTTTCAGCGTCAGCAGCCGCACCTGCTTCATCGAAGCCCTTGGAGGCTGGAACGCTTTCTGATTTAAGACCCGCCGACGAGGGACGGCCCGAGCGGCCGCCAACATGCAGGACCCAGGATGAGCGACATCGTTGA
- a CDS encoding PAS domain-containing methyl-accepting chemotaxis protein, which yields MLRLPFANSGAIQQYAAISASHAIIWFRPDGSIQGANDNFLTALGYRSDEIVGNHHRMFVERSITESSEYIQFWRDLAAGKAQRGQFRRISKSGKDVWIEASYDPVFANGKVVGIVKIAADITGTKVASLHNENLLRALERSVAVIEFEPDGTVVDANESFCKTLGYGHDEIIGKKHSIFCDPDFVTSGAYDNFWTRLRAGEFFSDTFKRIGKNGTEVWIQATYNPVHNSRGAIYRVVKFATDVTERMRSVSTLSVAIGDLAQGDLTSQVTSALDRSMETTRTDFNTAVGRLAAVIGEIAENAQDIAQTANEMMDNSGSIAKRTEQQAAALEETSAALEEITQTVSDASRRASEAGEIVRETRVSAEESGLIVRDAVAAMDQIEQSSREISNIISVIDEIAFQTNLLALNAGVEAARAGEAGRGFAVVAQEVRELAQRSAKAAKEIKALIGTSSMQVKSGVELVDRTGKALERIVERVRDVDQNVSAIVEASREQAIGIREIGQAVHQLDQSTQQNAASVEEQSAVSNQLAERAVTLAGLLGQFKTEQTATTVSRAPQPRGAAASYAAPVAPMRKRAANAGQWEEFREA from the coding sequence ATGCTTCGTCTTCCTTTTGCGAATTCAGGCGCAATACAACAATACGCCGCCATATCCGCCTCGCATGCGATCATCTGGTTCCGGCCGGATGGCTCGATCCAGGGCGCGAACGACAATTTTCTTACCGCCCTCGGTTACCGGTCGGATGAAATCGTCGGCAACCACCACCGGATGTTCGTCGAACGCTCGATCACCGAAAGCTCAGAGTACATCCAGTTCTGGCGCGACCTTGCCGCAGGCAAGGCGCAGCGCGGGCAGTTCCGTCGCATCTCGAAATCCGGCAAGGATGTCTGGATCGAAGCCTCCTACGATCCGGTCTTCGCGAACGGCAAGGTCGTGGGCATCGTGAAAATCGCTGCCGACATCACCGGCACCAAGGTCGCTTCGCTGCACAACGAAAACCTCTTGCGAGCGCTGGAGCGTTCGGTCGCGGTGATCGAGTTCGAGCCGGACGGCACGGTCGTCGATGCCAATGAAAGCTTCTGCAAGACGCTCGGCTATGGGCATGACGAGATCATCGGCAAGAAGCACAGCATCTTCTGCGATCCGGATTTCGTCACGAGCGGTGCCTATGACAATTTCTGGACCCGGCTCCGCGCCGGCGAGTTCTTTTCGGACACGTTCAAGCGGATCGGCAAGAACGGCACCGAGGTCTGGATCCAAGCAACATACAATCCGGTTCACAATTCGCGCGGCGCGATTTACCGGGTGGTGAAGTTTGCCACCGATGTGACCGAGCGGATGAGATCCGTCAGCACGCTGAGCGTCGCGATCGGCGACCTCGCCCAGGGCGATCTGACCTCGCAGGTGACAAGCGCGCTCGACCGTTCGATGGAAACCACGCGCACCGATTTCAACACGGCGGTCGGCCGCCTTGCGGCGGTGATCGGCGAGATCGCCGAGAATGCGCAGGACATCGCCCAGACGGCGAATGAAATGATGGACAATTCCGGCTCCATCGCCAAGCGCACGGAACAGCAGGCTGCAGCGCTGGAAGAGACATCCGCAGCGCTGGAGGAAATCACACAGACGGTGAGCGATGCCAGTCGCCGCGCCTCGGAAGCCGGCGAAATCGTGCGCGAGACGCGCGTGTCGGCGGAAGAATCTGGGCTTATCGTGCGGGATGCCGTCGCAGCGATGGACCAGATCGAGCAGTCGTCGCGCGAGATCTCCAACATCATCAGCGTCATCGACGAAATCGCTTTCCAAACCAACTTGCTGGCGCTGAATGCCGGCGTCGAGGCCGCACGTGCCGGCGAGGCCGGCCGCGGTTTTGCGGTCGTGGCGCAGGAGGTGCGTGAACTCGCGCAGCGCTCGGCAAAGGCCGCGAAAGAAATCAAGGCACTGATCGGCACGTCGTCGATGCAGGTAAAATCAGGCGTCGAACTCGTCGATCGGACCGGCAAGGCGCTGGAGCGGATCGTCGAGCGGGTGCGCGATGTCGATCAGAACGTGTCGGCCATCGTCGAGGCAAGCCGTGAACAGGCGATCGGCATCCGTGAAATCGGCCAGGCCGTGCACCAACTGGACCAGAGCACCCAACAGAACGCCGCAAGCGTGGAAGAGCAGAGTGCGGTGAGCAACCAGCTTGCCGAGCGCGCCGTGACGCTTGCCGGATTGCTCGGTCAGTTCAAGACCGAACAGACGGCCACGACCGTTTCAAGGGCCCCACAGCCGCGCGGTGCGGCGGCATCGTACGCCGCCCCGGTCGCGCCCATGCGAAAGCGCGCAGCGAATGCCGGCCAATGGGAAGAGTTCCGAGAAGCATAG